The following are encoded in a window of Oncorhynchus mykiss isolate Arlee chromosome 11, USDA_OmykA_1.1, whole genome shotgun sequence genomic DNA:
- the pxnb gene encoding uncharacterized protein pxnb isoform X1, with protein sequence MDDLDALLADLESTTSHISKRPVFLSEETPYSFPTGGNSYQDVSVPPPVPPPPSAEALNGSVIDSLHSSQQSLGSAPKSSWSRDSSSPPRSQIEEDHVYSFPNKQKSADPSAGAMSSALGSNLSELDRLLLELNAVQQNSPSFPTTEETAPPLPSCSITNYVQQNGGPPDIMVSPPVQEKPKQNGTRVVEDGRPTVESLLDELEGSVPNPSPSVLHSELDSPSQQQARISASCATRELDELMASLSDFKLDQAEISPSSTLEVHPQPCTPSSPVAAAPSPLLSSQPACDSPLLSLPDWELHIEEEGGVALSSPHPSLSSPPPATVTFQSPLFFAESEPEAFIDVSATMLSSHQKSLVVLNHSKPSPSTDTSPPNAARPSLTSASTTLDQNPLKSPSPSLERGITPPSVTKSPSPLTDMDLSLSTPTTTKSLSPVPFSYSKSPTPLTASKAPSPSLVTYPKAPPPPALTSPMISRRVLQPVPAAEPSLDEALDKLLAIRLAKIENDKVPMEAPRLKREVVHEKCIVPLDRREVQPDTAESTRDGARTGDEASTHEGTFTRDGSVISGHVDGYRELMDWADEELNMCLQDGLDGGMTPNTERPYTDGSMTPTTEASWMDESLDGSSCPGTPDASLDLPLLQQATVDRVSASGHLKSVIRRTKETSNVHPMYREGHPRRGRVGPIIVNKSSSQDRLIEELQGKLGIGRLADRRCKQPDDWLTEGIIVMSKPQRFRGDGAANKVDKIIIPPESPLPQRVIYPPQSPPAPRHTPIIEKPSRPPPMQRTPAPLPPTPPPCPPPPPQEPIPPPPMKQTPAPPTPSPCPPPPPQEPIPPPPMKQTPAPLPPPLLLVQPPSPPVPVWQAPAPKPAPSPPVQPAPPPPPPKVLVSVGCQTEYDPILPPMQMAQGKGGPGGPPTQVNKLDNMLGSLQSDLHKLGVQTVAKGVCGACCKPIVGQVVTAMGRTWHPEHFVCTHCQEEIGSRNFFERDGAPYCEKDYHNLFSPRCHYCNGPILDKVVTALDRTWHPEHFFCAQCGSFFGPEGFHEKDGKAYCRKDYFDMFAPKCGGCARAILENYISALNSLWHPECFVCRECFTPFVNGSFFEHDGQPYCEVHYHERRGSLCSGCQKPITGRCITAMAKKFHPEHFVCAFCLKQLNKGTFKEQNDKPYCQGCFVKLFS encoded by the exons ACGCTTTGTTGGCGGACCTGGAATCCACGACATCCCACATTTCCAAGCGTCCTGTGTTCCTGTCTGAGGAAACCCCCTACTCTTTCCCCACTGGGGGAAACTCCTACCAGGATGTGTCAGTCCCTCCCCCGGTGCCGCCCCCTCCCTCCGCTGAGGCTCTGAATGGCTCTGTGATTgactccctccactcctcccaaCAG TCCTTGGGTTCAGCTCCAAAGAGCTCATGGTCCAGGGACAGTAGCAGCCCGCCCCGGTCCCAGATTGAAGAGGACCACGTGTACAG tTTCCCCAACAAACAGAAGTCTGCTGACCCATCTGCGGGAGCCATGAGCTCCGCGCTAGGCAGTAACCTGTCAGAGCTAGACCGGCTGCTCCTGGAGCTCAATGCTGTCCAGCAgaactctccctctttccccaccacag AGGAAACCGCCCCACCCCTGCCATCCTGCAGCATTACCAACTATGTGCAGCAGAACGGGGGGCCCCCTGACATCATGGTGAGCCCTCCCGTTCAGGAGAAGCCCAAACAGAATGGGACCAGGGTGGTGGAGGATGGCCGGCCCACAGTGGAGAGTCTGCTGGATGAGCTGGAGGGTTCTGTACCCAATCCCAG CCCCTCTGTTCTTCACAGTGAGCTGGACTCTCCCTCTCAGCAGCAGGCCAGAATCTCAGCATCCTGTGCTACACGCGAGCTTGACGAGCTCATGGCCTCCCTGTCCGACTTCAAG CTGGATCAAGCAGAAATCTCCCCCAGCAGCACTCTGGAGGTCCATCCTCAGCCATGTACCCCCTCCTCCCCTGTTGCAGctgccccctcccccctcctttcctctcaacCTGCCTGTGACTCCCCTCTCTTATCACTGCCTGACTGGGAGCTGCACATAGAGGAGGAAGGTGGTGTGGCATTGTCCTCTCCACATCCCTCATTATCAAGCCCTCCCCCAGCAACTGTAACCTTCCAGAGCCCTCTGTTCTTTGCAGAGAGTGAACCAGAAGCCTTCATCGACGTCTCTGCCACCATGCTGTCCTCTCATCAGAAGTCCTTGGTAGTCCTCAACCACTCCAAACCTTCACCTAGCACAGACACCAGTCCTCCCAATGCTGCTAGACCATCACTCACCTCAGCCAGCACCACGTTGGACCAGAACCCCTTAAAATCCCCTAGTCCGTCTCTAGAACGTGGCATAACTCCTCCCTCTGTTACCAAAAGCCCCAGTCCCCTAACTGACATGGATCTAAGTTTATCGACTCCAACTACTACTAAGAGCCTTAGTCCTGTTCCTTTCTCTTACTCCAAGTCCCCTACTCCTCTCACTGCTTCGAAAGCCCCCTCACCATCTCTGGTCACATATCCCAAGGCTCCCCCTCCCCCAGCTCTCACTAGCCCCATGATCTCAAGGAGAGTTCTGCAGCCAGTCCCTGCAGCCGAGCCCTCTCTGGATGAAGCCCTGGATAAGCTGCTGGCCATACGTTTGGCCAAGATTGAGAACGATAAAGTCCCTATGGAGGCACCTCGGCTGAAGCGGGAGGTGGTGCATGAGAAGTGCATCGTGCCCTTAGACAGAAGGGAGGTGCAGCCGGACACCGCCGAAAGTACCCGGGACGGGGCAAGAACCGGGGACGAGGCAAGTACCCATGAAGGGACATTTACCCGGGATGGGTCAGTAATAAGTGGACATGTTGATGGGTATAGGGAGCTCATGGACTGGGCTGATGAGGAGCTGAACATGTGTCTCCAAGATGGACTGGATGGTGGTATGACTCCTAATACAGAGAGACCTTATACAGATGGGAGCATGACCCCGACGACTGAGGCCAGCTGGATGGATGAGTCCCTGGATGGCTCCTCCTGCCCTGGGACTCCTGATGCTTCCCTGGACCTGCCTCTGCTGCAGCAGGCCACTGTGGACAGGGTCTCAGCATCTGGACAT CTTAAATCAGTGATTAGGCGCACCAAGGAGACCTCCAACGTACACCCCATGTACCGAGAGGGTCACCCCCGGAGGGGGCGGGTGGGCCCCATAATTGTCAACAAGAGCAGCTCCCAGGACCGCCTCATAGAGGAGCTGCAGGGGAAGCTGGGGATTGGTCGATTGGCTGACCGCCGGTGTAAGCAGCCGGACGATTGGCTCACTGAGGGTATCATCGTCATGTCCAAGCCACAGCGCTTCCGTGGCGACGGGGCAGCGAACAAGGTGGACAAG ATCATTATTCCCCCAGAGTCCCCTCTACCTCAGAGGGTCATTTACCCACCCCAGTCTCCCCCAGCGCCTCGTCACACTCCTATTATAGAAAAACCCAGTAGACCCCCACCTATGCAGCGGACCCCTGCTCCTCTACCTCCTACGCCTCccccctgcccccctcctccaccccaggAACCCATCCCTCCCCCACCTATGAAGCAGACCCCTGCCCCTCCTACGCCTTccccctgcccccctcctccaccccaggAACCCATCCCTCCCCCACCTATGAAGCAGACCCCtgctcctctacctcccccacTTCTGCTTGTACAACCTCCATCCCCACCTGTCCCAGTATGGCAGGCCCCTGCCCCCAAGCCAGCACCCTCTCCACCAGTGCAGCctgcaccaccaccacctccccccaAAGTCCTGGTGTCCGTTGGCTGTCAAACCGAATACGACCCAATCTTACCTCCAATGCAG ATGGCCCAGGGGAAAGGTGGCCCTGGAGGCCCCCCAACGCAGGTCAACAAGCTGGACAACATGCTCGGCAGCCTGCAGTCTGACCTCCATAAACTGGGTGTGCAGACCGTTGCCAAGGGAGTGTGTGGGGCCTGCTGTAAACCAATCGTGGGACAG GTGGTGACTGCCATGGGGCGCACGTGGCACCCGGAGCACTTTGTGTGTACCCACTGTCAGGAGGAGATAGGTTCCAGAAACTTCTTTGAGCGTGACGGAGCACCCTACTGCGAGAAGGACTACCACAACCTGTTCTCCCCACGCTGCCACTACTGCAACGGACCTATTCTGGAT AAAGTTGTGACTGCGTTGGACAGGACATGGCATCCTGAGCACTTCTTCTGTGCTCAGTGTGGATCATTCTTTGGCCCAGAGG GCTTCCATGAGAAGGATGGGAAGGCGTACTGTAGGAAGGACTACTTTGACATGTTTGCGCCTAAATGTGGCGGCTGTGCCCGAGCCATCCTGGAGAACTACATCTCTGCACTGAACTCCCTTTGGCATCCAGAGTGCTTTGTCTGCAGG GAGTGCTTCACCCCATTTGTGAACGGGAGTTTCTTTGAGCATGATGGGCAGCCCTACTGTGAGGTTCACTACCACGAGCGCCGCGGGTCCCTCTGCTCTGGCTGCCAGAAGCCCATCACGGGCCGCTGCATCACAGCCATGGCCAAGAAGTTCCACCCTGAGCACTTTGTCTGTGCCTTCTGCCTCAAGCAGCTCAACAAGGGCACCTTCAAGGAGCAGAATGACAAGCCCTACTGCCAGGGCTGCTTTGTGAAACTCTTCAGTTAA
- the pxnb gene encoding paxillin isoform X2, translating into MDDLDALLADLESTTSHISKRPVFLSEETPYSFPTGGNSYQDVSVPPPVPPPPSAEALNGSVIDSLHSSQQSLGSAPKSSWSRDSSSPPRSQIEEDHVYSFPNKQKSADPSAGAMSSALGSNLSELDRLLLELNAVQQNSPSFPTTEETAPPLPSCSITNYVQQNGGPPDIMVSPPVQEKPKQNGTRVVEDGRPTVESLLDELEGSVPNPSPSVLHSELDSPSQQQARISASCATRELDELMASLSDFKMAQGKGGPGGPPTQVNKLDNMLGSLQSDLHKLGVQTVAKGVCGACCKPIVGQVVTAMGRTWHPEHFVCTHCQEEIGSRNFFERDGAPYCEKDYHNLFSPRCHYCNGPILDKVVTALDRTWHPEHFFCAQCGSFFGPEGFHEKDGKAYCRKDYFDMFAPKCGGCARAILENYISALNSLWHPECFVCRECFTPFVNGSFFEHDGQPYCEVHYHERRGSLCSGCQKPITGRCITAMAKKFHPEHFVCAFCLKQLNKGTFKEQNDKPYCQGCFVKLFS; encoded by the exons ACGCTTTGTTGGCGGACCTGGAATCCACGACATCCCACATTTCCAAGCGTCCTGTGTTCCTGTCTGAGGAAACCCCCTACTCTTTCCCCACTGGGGGAAACTCCTACCAGGATGTGTCAGTCCCTCCCCCGGTGCCGCCCCCTCCCTCCGCTGAGGCTCTGAATGGCTCTGTGATTgactccctccactcctcccaaCAG TCCTTGGGTTCAGCTCCAAAGAGCTCATGGTCCAGGGACAGTAGCAGCCCGCCCCGGTCCCAGATTGAAGAGGACCACGTGTACAG tTTCCCCAACAAACAGAAGTCTGCTGACCCATCTGCGGGAGCCATGAGCTCCGCGCTAGGCAGTAACCTGTCAGAGCTAGACCGGCTGCTCCTGGAGCTCAATGCTGTCCAGCAgaactctccctctttccccaccacag AGGAAACCGCCCCACCCCTGCCATCCTGCAGCATTACCAACTATGTGCAGCAGAACGGGGGGCCCCCTGACATCATGGTGAGCCCTCCCGTTCAGGAGAAGCCCAAACAGAATGGGACCAGGGTGGTGGAGGATGGCCGGCCCACAGTGGAGAGTCTGCTGGATGAGCTGGAGGGTTCTGTACCCAATCCCAG CCCCTCTGTTCTTCACAGTGAGCTGGACTCTCCCTCTCAGCAGCAGGCCAGAATCTCAGCATCCTGTGCTACACGCGAGCTTGACGAGCTCATGGCCTCCCTGTCCGACTTCAAG ATGGCCCAGGGGAAAGGTGGCCCTGGAGGCCCCCCAACGCAGGTCAACAAGCTGGACAACATGCTCGGCAGCCTGCAGTCTGACCTCCATAAACTGGGTGTGCAGACCGTTGCCAAGGGAGTGTGTGGGGCCTGCTGTAAACCAATCGTGGGACAG GTGGTGACTGCCATGGGGCGCACGTGGCACCCGGAGCACTTTGTGTGTACCCACTGTCAGGAGGAGATAGGTTCCAGAAACTTCTTTGAGCGTGACGGAGCACCCTACTGCGAGAAGGACTACCACAACCTGTTCTCCCCACGCTGCCACTACTGCAACGGACCTATTCTGGAT AAAGTTGTGACTGCGTTGGACAGGACATGGCATCCTGAGCACTTCTTCTGTGCTCAGTGTGGATCATTCTTTGGCCCAGAGG GCTTCCATGAGAAGGATGGGAAGGCGTACTGTAGGAAGGACTACTTTGACATGTTTGCGCCTAAATGTGGCGGCTGTGCCCGAGCCATCCTGGAGAACTACATCTCTGCACTGAACTCCCTTTGGCATCCAGAGTGCTTTGTCTGCAGG GAGTGCTTCACCCCATTTGTGAACGGGAGTTTCTTTGAGCATGATGGGCAGCCCTACTGTGAGGTTCACTACCACGAGCGCCGCGGGTCCCTCTGCTCTGGCTGCCAGAAGCCCATCACGGGCCGCTGCATCACAGCCATGGCCAAGAAGTTCCACCCTGAGCACTTTGTCTGTGCCTTCTGCCTCAAGCAGCTCAACAAGGGCACCTTCAAGGAGCAGAATGACAAGCCCTACTGCCAGGGCTGCTTTGTGAAACTCTTCAGTTAA